A window of Garra rufa chromosome 16, GarRuf1.0, whole genome shotgun sequence contains these coding sequences:
- the LOC141288631 gene encoding CREB-binding protein-like, with the protein MPCLHPARDGQRWLAPPTCPESRIGHLSQAPLVVPLLRTLSDSKMDIPFEELLQNLTLSSTDTDIQAPLVNQPAASTISSGSLSASVPLSQPSMKKSWHENITQDLRNHLVHKLVQAIFPVPNPAALQDKRLENLVVYACKVEGDFYESANSRDEYYHLLADKIYKILKELDERRRSKLSEPLTNTQDP; encoded by the exons ATGCCATGCTTGCATCCAGCTCGTGACGGCCAGAGATGGTTGGCTCCTCCCACATGTCCAGAATCACGGATTGGTCATCTGTCTCAAGCGCCACTGGTTGTCCCTCTGCTCAGGACGCTCTCTGACAGCAAAATGGATATTCCATTTGAGGAGTTGTTGCAAAACT tgACACTGAGTTCTACTGACACTGACATTCAGGCTCCTCTTGTCAATCAACCAGCAGCATCCACCATCAGCAGCG GGAGCCTTTCTGCATCTGTACCGCTGTCACAACCTAGCATGAAGAAGTCTTGGCATGAAAACATCACTCAGGACCTGAGAAATCATCTAGTGCACAAGCT GGTTCAAGCCATATTCCCTGTTCCAAACCCTGCAGCGCTGCAGGACAAACGCTTGGAGAACTTGGTTGTTTACGCTTGTAAAGTCGAAGGGGACTTTTATGAGTCTGCCAACAGCAGG GATGAATATTATCACTTACTGGCTGACAAGATCTATAAAATCCTAAAGGAACTAGATGAGAGGAGAAGGTCCAAACTGTCAGAGCCACTCACAAACACTCAGGATCCTTAA
- the LOC141288897 gene encoding transmembrane protein 220-like, protein MTNKMSVPFSEIIWRVCNLFMSVFFSLATYVQINDPDAALWMIGYAIPAGLCFLLCCQPQITESLLWRRMADLHVLVASTFGVILGWKLYKEGIEDFFQQEEGRECGGLMLTVFWLLLCRHSGRSSVGSVRICTAVGITVFPFITWMYYYMNTELRKHWPEHCTTAL, encoded by the exons ATGACGAACAAGATGAGTGTCCCGTTCTCTGAGATCATCTGGAGAgtttgtaatttattcatgtcagTGTTTTTCTCGCTGGCAACTTACGTGCAG ATAAATGATCCGGATGCTGCTTTGTGGATG ATTGGTTATGCTATTCCAGCTGGATTGTGTTTTTTGCTTTGCTGTCAACCACAAATAACAG AGTCATTATTATGGAGGAGAATGGCTGATCTGCATGTGCTTGTAGCCTCTACGTTTGGAGTCATTCTGGGCTGGAAACTTTATAAAGAGGGAATTGAAGACTTTTTCCAGCAAGAGGAAGGAAG GGAATGTGGTGGACTCATGTTGACAGTTTTCTGGCTGCTGTTGTGTCGACATTCAGGAAG GAGTTCTGTGGGCTCTGTGAGGATCTGCACTGCTGTGGGAATCACTGTGTTTCCCTTCATCACATGGATGTATTATTACATGAACACAGAGCTAAGGAAACACTGGCCTGAACACTGTACAACTGCTCTCTGA